The following coding sequences are from one Mycobacterium bourgelatii window:
- a CDS encoding enoyl-CoA hydratase yields MSLVLLEYPRPEIALITLNRPERMNSMAFDVMVPLKETLEQVTYDNSVRVVVLTGAGRGFSSGADHKSAGTVPHVEDLTRPTYALRSMELLDGVILALRRLHQPVIAAVNGPAIGGGLCLALAADIRVASTTAYFRAAGINNGLTASELGLSYLLPRAIGSSRAFEIMLTGRDVSAEEAERIGLVSCQVPEAQLLDTCYAIAARMAAFSRPGIELTKRTLWSGLDASSLEGHMQAEGLGQLFVRLLTANFEEAVAARAEKRPPVFTDDK; encoded by the coding sequence GTGAGTTTGGTCCTTCTGGAATACCCACGGCCCGAGATTGCGCTGATCACGCTCAACAGGCCGGAGCGGATGAACTCCATGGCGTTCGACGTCATGGTGCCCCTCAAGGAGACGCTCGAGCAGGTCACCTACGACAATTCGGTGCGTGTGGTGGTGCTCACCGGAGCCGGTCGAGGGTTCTCCTCCGGCGCAGACCACAAGTCGGCGGGCACCGTGCCACACGTCGAGGACTTGACGAGGCCCACCTATGCGCTGCGCTCCATGGAGTTGCTTGACGGCGTCATCCTGGCGCTACGCCGGCTGCACCAACCGGTGATCGCCGCGGTCAACGGCCCGGCCATCGGTGGCGGGCTGTGCTTGGCCCTGGCCGCCGACATCCGGGTGGCCTCGACCACCGCCTACTTCCGCGCCGCCGGCATCAACAACGGTCTGACGGCCAGCGAACTGGGGCTCAGCTATTTGCTGCCCCGGGCGATCGGCTCGTCCCGGGCGTTCGAGATCATGCTGACCGGCCGCGATGTCAGCGCAGAGGAGGCCGAGCGGATAGGGTTGGTTTCCTGTCAGGTGCCGGAAGCCCAGTTGCTCGACACCTGCTACGCGATCGCCGCACGCATGGCGGCGTTCTCGCGGCCGGGAATCGAGTTGACCAAACGCACGCTGTGGAGTGGACTGGATGCCTCCAGCCTGGAGGGACACATGCAGGCCGAGGGGCTGGGGCAGCTGTTCGTGCGGTTGCTCACAGCGAACTTCGAAGAAGCCGTTGCGGCACGCGCCGAGAAGCGGCCGCCGGTTTTCACCGACGACAAGTAA
- the sufB gene encoding intein-containing Fe-S cluster assembly protein SufB, producing MTLEAAKTPVEPLTQEEAIASLGRYGYGWADSDVAGASAQRGLSEAVVRDISAKKNEPEWMLKTRLKALDIFERKPMPNWGSNLEGIDFDNIKYFVRSTEKQAASWEELPEDIRKTYDKLGIPEAEKQRLVAGVAAQYESEVVYHQIREDLEAQGVIFLDTDTGLREHPEIFKKYFGTVIPAGDNKFSALNTAVWSGGSFIYVPPGVHVDIPLQAYFRINTENMGQFERTLIIADEGSYVHYVEGCLPAGELITTADGDLRPIESIQVGDYVTGHDGRAHRVTAVQVRDLNGELFTFTPMSPANEFSVTAEHPLLVVPREEVRVARKERNGWKAEVNSAKLRAAEPRWIAAKDVAEGDFLIYPKPKPIPHKTVMPLEFARLAGYYLAEGHACLTNNCESLIFSFHSNEFECVEDVRQACKALYDKPGSVLVEEHKHSARVIVYTKAGYAAMRDNVGVGSSNKKLSDLLMRQDETFLRELVDAYVNGDGNIIRRGGALWKRAHTTSRVWAFQLQSILARLGHYATVELRRAGGPGVIQGRNIVRKDIYQVQWTEGGHGPKQARDCGDYFAVPIKKRAVREAHEPVYNLDVEAPDSYLAYGFAVHNCTAPIYKSDSLHSAVVEIIVKPHARVRYTTIQNWSNNVYNLVTKRARAEAGATMEWVDGNIGSKVTMKYPAVWMTGEHAKGEVLSVAFAGEDQHQDTGAKMLHLAPNTSSNIVSKSVARGGGRTSYRGLVQVNKGAHGAKASVKCDALLVDTISRSDTYPYVDIREDDVTMGHEATVSKVSENQLFYLMSRGLTEDEAMAMVVRGFVEPIAKELPMEYALELNRLIELQMEGSVG from the coding sequence ATGACACTCGAAGCCGCCAAGACGCCGGTCGAGCCGCTGACCCAGGAAGAGGCCATTGCCTCGCTGGGCCGGTACGGCTACGGCTGGGCGGACTCCGACGTCGCGGGCGCCAGTGCGCAGCGCGGGCTTTCCGAGGCGGTGGTCCGTGACATCTCGGCCAAGAAGAACGAGCCCGAGTGGATGCTGAAGACTCGGCTGAAGGCGCTGGACATCTTCGAGCGCAAGCCGATGCCGAACTGGGGTTCCAACCTTGAGGGTATCGACTTCGACAACATCAAGTACTTCGTGCGCTCCACCGAGAAGCAGGCCGCTTCCTGGGAAGAATTGCCAGAGGACATCCGGAAGACCTACGACAAATTGGGAATTCCGGAAGCGGAAAAGCAAAGATTGGTTGCTGGAGTAGCGGCCCAGTATGAGTCAGAGGTGGTTTACCACCAGATCAGAGAGGATTTAGAGGCTCAGGGCGTCATATTCTTAGACACTGATACTGGTTTGCGGGAGCATCCGGAGATTTTTAAGAAATATTTCGGCACCGTAATTCCAGCAGGCGACAATAAGTTTTCTGCACTGAATACTGCTGTGTGGAGTGGCGGGTCGTTTATTTATGTGCCGCCGGGCGTGCACGTCGACATTCCGCTGCAGGCCTACTTCCGGATTAACACCGAGAACATGGGCCAGTTCGAGCGGACGCTGATCATCGCCGACGAAGGCTCCTATGTGCATTACGTCGAAGGCTGTCTGCCTGCGGGTGAGCTCATCACAACTGCGGACGGCGACCTGCGGCCCATCGAGTCGATTCAGGTCGGTGACTATGTCACCGGCCACGACGGGCGTGCGCACCGCGTCACGGCTGTGCAGGTGCGGGACCTGAACGGCGAGCTGTTCACCTTCACGCCGATGTCGCCCGCCAACGAGTTTTCGGTCACGGCCGAACATCCTTTGCTTGTCGTTCCGCGCGAGGAGGTGCGCGTGGCACGCAAGGAACGCAACGGATGGAAGGCGGAGGTCAACAGCGCCAAGCTGCGTGCCGCCGAACCGCGGTGGATCGCGGCGAAGGATGTCGCCGAGGGCGACTTCCTGATCTACCCGAAGCCGAAGCCGATTCCGCACAAGACCGTCATGCCGCTCGAGTTTGCGCGCCTGGCGGGCTACTACCTGGCCGAGGGCCACGCGTGCCTTACCAATAACTGCGAGTCGCTGATCTTCTCGTTCCACAGCAACGAGTTCGAGTGCGTCGAGGACGTGCGGCAGGCGTGCAAGGCGCTGTACGACAAGCCTGGTTCGGTACTGGTCGAGGAGCACAAGCACTCGGCTCGTGTCATCGTCTACACGAAGGCCGGCTACGCAGCGATGCGGGACAACGTCGGCGTCGGCTCATCGAACAAGAAGCTGTCGGATCTCTTGATGCGCCAAGACGAGACATTCTTGCGTGAGCTTGTCGACGCCTATGTCAACGGCGACGGCAACATCATTCGACGCGGCGGAGCACTGTGGAAGCGCGCGCACACCACCTCGCGGGTGTGGGCGTTCCAGTTGCAGTCGATCCTGGCGCGGCTGGGTCACTACGCCACCGTCGAGCTCCGGCGCGCGGGAGGACCTGGGGTGATCCAGGGCCGCAACATCGTTCGCAAGGACATCTACCAAGTCCAGTGGACCGAAGGCGGCCACGGACCGAAGCAGGCCCGCGATTGCGGCGACTACTTCGCGGTGCCGATCAAGAAGCGTGCCGTGCGTGAGGCGCATGAGCCGGTCTACAACCTCGACGTCGAGGCGCCGGACAGCTACCTCGCCTACGGTTTCGCCGTGCACAACTGCACCGCGCCGATCTACAAGTCGGATTCACTGCACTCGGCTGTCGTCGAGATCATCGTGAAACCGCATGCGCGCGTTCGTTACACGACGATCCAGAACTGGTCGAACAACGTCTACAACCTGGTCACCAAGCGCGCCCGCGCCGAGGCCGGAGCCACCATGGAGTGGGTCGACGGCAACATCGGGTCGAAGGTCACCATGAAGTACCCGGCGGTCTGGATGACCGGCGAGCACGCCAAGGGTGAGGTGCTCTCGGTGGCGTTCGCCGGCGAGGACCAGCACCAGGACACCGGCGCCAAGATGCTGCACCTGGCCCCGAACACCTCGAGCAACATCGTGTCCAAGTCGGTTGCCCGTGGCGGTGGCCGCACGTCCTACCGCGGCCTGGTTCAGGTGAACAAGGGCGCGCACGGCGCCAAGGCGAGCGTGAAATGCGATGCGCTGCTGGTCGACACGATCAGCCGCAGCGACACCTACCCGTATGTCGACATCCGCGAGGACGACGTCACTATGGGCCACGAGGCTACCGTGTCGAAGGTCAGCGAGAACCAGTTGTTCTATCTGATGAGCCGCGGTCTCACCGAGGACGAAGCCATGGCGATGGTGGTGCGCGGGTTCGTCGAGCCGATCGCGAAGGAACTGCCCATGGAGTACGCGTTGGAGCTCAACCGGTTGATTGAGCTCCAGATGGAGGGCTCTGTGGGATGA
- a CDS encoding cysteine desulfurase, with product MATALDLTAIRADFPILKRVMRSGNQLAYLDSGATSQRPLQVLDAEREFLVTSNGGVHRGAHQLMEEATDAYEQGRIDIASFVGADADELVFTKNATESLNLVSYVLGDSRFERSVGPGDVIVTTELEHHANLIPWQELARRTGATLRWYGVTGGQEEAGRIDLDSLQLDENVKVVAFSHHSNVTGALAPVDELVARAKAVGALTVLDACQSVPHQPVDFHALDVDYAAFSGHKMLGPNGIGVLYGRRALLQAMPPFLTGGSMIETVTMEAATYAPAPQRFEAGTPMTSQVVGLAAAARYLDAIGMADVEAHERELVAQAIDGLSGIKGVRIVGPTTMTDRGSPVSFVVDGVHAHDVGQVLDDEGVAVRVGHHCALPLHRRFGLAATARASFAVYNTSDEVERLVAGVQRALDFFGRD from the coding sequence ATGGCTACCGCGCTCGACCTCACGGCGATCCGTGCCGATTTCCCGATCCTCAAGCGGGTGATGCGCAGCGGGAATCAGTTGGCGTACCTGGATTCCGGTGCGACCTCGCAGCGGCCGCTGCAGGTGCTCGATGCCGAGCGCGAGTTCTTGGTGACGTCCAACGGTGGGGTGCACCGGGGCGCGCACCAGCTGATGGAAGAAGCTACCGACGCCTACGAACAGGGTCGCATTGACATCGCGTCGTTCGTAGGCGCTGACGCCGACGAGCTCGTCTTCACCAAGAACGCCACCGAGTCGCTGAACCTGGTGTCGTATGTGTTGGGGGACAGCAGGTTCGAACGTTCCGTTGGCCCAGGCGACGTCATTGTCACCACCGAACTCGAACACCACGCCAACCTGATCCCGTGGCAGGAACTCGCCCGGCGCACCGGAGCCACGCTGCGTTGGTATGGGGTGACTGGCGGACAAGAAGAGGCCGGCCGGATCGACCTCGACTCGTTGCAACTCGACGAGAACGTCAAAGTCGTTGCTTTCAGCCATCATTCGAACGTCACGGGCGCACTGGCGCCGGTCGACGAGCTGGTCGCCCGAGCCAAGGCGGTCGGCGCGCTGACCGTGCTGGATGCCTGCCAGTCGGTGCCGCATCAGCCGGTCGACTTCCACGCACTCGATGTCGATTACGCCGCGTTCTCCGGACACAAGATGCTGGGGCCCAACGGGATCGGAGTGTTGTACGGGCGACGCGCACTGCTGCAAGCGATGCCGCCGTTCCTGACCGGCGGTTCGATGATCGAGACGGTGACCATGGAGGCCGCCACCTACGCCCCGGCTCCGCAGCGCTTCGAGGCCGGAACCCCGATGACATCGCAGGTGGTCGGACTGGCCGCGGCCGCGCGCTACCTCGACGCCATCGGCATGGCGGACGTCGAAGCCCACGAGCGCGAACTGGTCGCCCAGGCCATCGACGGATTGTCCGGCATTAAAGGCGTGCGCATCGTCGGACCCACCACGATGACCGACCGCGGCTCGCCAGTGTCTTTTGTCGTCGACGGCGTGCACGCGCACGATGTCGGCCAGGTGCTGGACGACGAGGGCGTAGCCGTCCGCGTCGGCCATCACTGCGCGCTGCCGCTGCACCGCAGGTTCGGGTTGGCCGCCACGGCACGGGCGTCGTTCGCCGTGTACAACACCTCCGACGAGGTGGAACGGTTGGTGGCCGGTGTGCAGCGGGCCCTGGATTTCTTTGGGAGAGACTGA
- a CDS encoding PE family protein, whose protein sequence is MSYVIANTEWVSQAAGNLERVGTIINEANASAAAQTTAIAAAGADEVSAAIAAAFAAHGRSFQALGAQVSAFHAQFVQNLAGGAQAYATAEATNFGPLQPVFDLINAPTNLLLGRPLIGSGADGTAANPNGQAGGILWGNGGNGFNGTGIGEAGGNGGAAGLLGNGGNGGTGGNGANGGAGGAGGWLFGHGGFGGNSAGGGGAGGTGGSAVLFGIGGAGGSALTGMGPGGAGGNGGLFWGNGGAGGFSPLGGGGRGGSAFLFGDGGAGGAATAGGTGGFGGNAGFFYGNGGAGGDGQSLASGGAGGQAGLIGNGGDGGDGGILGGNGGNGGNAQLIGNGGAGGNGGVAGADGVGGRAGLLFGLPGPNGT, encoded by the coding sequence ATGTCATATGTCATCGCAAATACCGAATGGGTATCCCAAGCGGCGGGGAATCTCGAACGCGTGGGCACGATCATCAACGAAGCCAACGCGTCCGCGGCCGCACAAACGACCGCTATCGCGGCCGCCGGCGCCGACGAGGTATCGGCGGCCATCGCGGCCGCATTCGCGGCGCACGGCCGGAGCTTCCAAGCCTTAGGCGCTCAGGTCAGCGCCTTTCACGCTCAGTTCGTCCAGAATCTGGCCGGCGGCGCGCAGGCTTATGCCACTGCGGAAGCCACCAATTTTGGTCCCCTGCAACCGGTCTTCGACCTGATCAATGCGCCCACAAACCTCTTGTTGGGCCGGCCATTGATCGGTAGCGGCGCGGACGGGACGGCCGCAAACCCGAATGGGCAGGCCGGCGGAATCCTGTGGGGCAATGGCGGCAACGGATTCAACGGGACGGGCATCGGGGAAGCGGGCGGCAACGGCGGGGCGGCCGGGCTGCTCGGTAACGGCGGGAATGGCGGTACTGGAGGCAATGGGGCCAACGGTGGCGCCGGTGGCGCCGGCGGATGGTTGTTTGGCCACGGAGGTTTCGGCGGCAATTCCGCGGGCGGCGGCGGCGCCGGAGGTACCGGCGGCTCCGCTGTGTTGTTCGGGATCGGCGGCGCGGGTGGTAGCGCACTCACCGGCATGGGGCCCGGGGGCGCTGGCGGCAATGGCGGACTGTTCTGGGGCAACGGCGGCGCCGGTGGCTTCAGCCCACTCGGCGGTGGTGGCCGCGGTGGCTCGGCCTTCCTGTTCGGCGACGGAGGCGCGGGCGGTGCGGCCACAGCCGGTGGTACCGGTGGCTTTGGTGGCAACGCCGGGTTCTTCTACGGCAACGGCGGCGCCGGAGGCGACGGTCAATCGCTGGCCAGCGGCGGGGCCGGCGGCCAGGCCGGCTTGATTGGGAACGGCGGCGACGGCGGGGACGGCGGCATCTTGGGCGGCAACGGCGGCAATGGTGGCAACGCCCAGTTGATCGGCAACGGCGGTGCCGGCGGCAACGGCGGCGTCGCGGGCGCCGACGGTGTCGGCGGCAGGGCCGGCTTGCTGTTCGGCTTGCCAGGCCCGAACGGCACGTAG
- a CDS encoding thioredoxin family protein encodes MSTRELTEKNFAYTVATNNHVLVYWWAPLCKPCDMFTPVYEDSAKKHFDVVHGKVNFEVEQELAKKADVTLLPTLMAFKKGKLVFKQGGVADVRIMDELVRQLRAYKFEDEEAAAPQPGLL; translated from the coding sequence GTGAGCACCCGAGAACTCACCGAGAAGAACTTCGCGTACACCGTCGCAACAAACAACCACGTCCTGGTCTATTGGTGGGCACCCTTGTGCAAACCGTGCGACATGTTCACCCCGGTCTACGAGGATTCGGCAAAGAAGCACTTCGATGTCGTCCACGGAAAAGTGAACTTCGAAGTCGAACAGGAGCTGGCGAAGAAGGCCGACGTCACGCTGCTGCCTACACTGATGGCCTTCAAGAAGGGCAAGCTGGTGTTCAAGCAGGGTGGCGTGGCCGACGTTCGGATCATGGACGAACTCGTTCGACAGCTCAGGGCGTACAAGTTCGAGGACGAGGAAGCGGCAGCTCCGCAGCCGGGCTTGCTCTGA
- the trxA gene encoding thioredoxin, translating into MTTQDLTAAEFIDTVNGSDIVLVDFWASWCPPCQAFAPTFEASSEKHPDIVHAKVDVQVERELAAAKQIRSIPTLMAFKKGHLLVEQAGALPPAALERLVQQLRDFDVDAAQPTEV; encoded by the coding sequence GTGACTACACAAGACCTCACCGCTGCCGAGTTCATCGACACTGTCAACGGCAGCGACATCGTCCTGGTCGACTTCTGGGCTTCGTGGTGCCCACCGTGTCAGGCTTTCGCGCCCACCTTCGAGGCGTCGTCGGAGAAGCACCCCGACATAGTCCACGCCAAGGTGGACGTCCAGGTCGAGCGGGAACTGGCGGCTGCCAAGCAAATCCGGTCGATCCCTACGTTGATGGCGTTCAAGAAGGGACATCTGCTGGTCGAACAGGCTGGGGCCCTGCCGCCGGCGGCTTTGGAGCGCCTGGTGCAGCAGCTCAGGGACTTCGACGTGGACGCCGCGCAACCCACAGAGGTCTGA
- the sufC gene encoding Fe-S cluster assembly ATPase SufC has translation MTTLEIKDLHVSVDNPNAADGEREIPILKGVDLTVKSGETHALMGPNGSGKSTLSYAVAGHPKYRVTSGSITLDGADVLEMSVDERARAGLFLAMQYPVEVPGVSVSNFLRSAATAIRGEAPKLRHWVKEVKAAMAALDIDPAFAERSVNEGFSGGEKKRHEILQLELLKPKIAILDETDSGLDVDALRVVSEGVNRYAKSEHGGILLITHYTRILRYIHPEYVHVFVGGRIAESGGPELADELEQNGYERFTQTAATGA, from the coding sequence ATGACGACTCTGGAAATCAAGGACCTACACGTCAGCGTTGACAACCCCAACGCCGCCGACGGGGAACGCGAAATCCCCATCCTCAAAGGCGTCGACCTGACCGTCAAATCCGGTGAGACGCACGCCCTGATGGGCCCCAACGGCTCCGGGAAGTCCACGCTGTCCTACGCCGTCGCCGGGCATCCCAAGTACCGGGTGACGTCGGGTTCCATCACGCTCGACGGCGCGGACGTCCTGGAAATGAGCGTCGACGAGCGCGCACGGGCCGGGCTGTTCCTGGCGATGCAGTATCCCGTCGAGGTGCCCGGCGTCTCGGTGTCGAACTTCCTGCGCTCGGCCGCCACGGCCATCCGCGGCGAGGCACCCAAGCTGCGGCACTGGGTCAAAGAGGTCAAAGCCGCGATGGCCGCCCTCGACATCGACCCTGCCTTCGCCGAACGCAGTGTGAACGAAGGCTTTTCCGGTGGCGAGAAGAAGCGCCACGAAATCCTGCAGCTGGAACTGCTCAAGCCCAAGATCGCCATTTTGGACGAGACCGACTCCGGCCTGGATGTCGACGCGTTGCGGGTGGTCAGCGAGGGCGTGAACCGCTACGCGAAGTCCGAGCACGGCGGGATCCTGTTGATCACGCACTACACCCGCATCCTGCGCTACATCCACCCCGAATACGTGCACGTGTTCGTCGGCGGACGCATCGCGGAATCGGGCGGGCCGGAACTCGCCGATGAACTCGAGCAGAATGGCTACGAGCGCTTCACTCAGACGGCGGCAACCGGGGCATAG
- a CDS encoding acyl-CoA dehydrogenase: protein MGHYIANVRDLAFNLFEVLDVGAVLGTGQYVDLDEETAHTILAEAARLAEGPLAETFAFADRNPPEFDPATHSISVPDELVKTIDAIKESGWWRLGLAEEIGGMPAPAPLTWAVNELVFAANSSACFFNMGPPLARALFIEGNEEQRRWAAEAMERGWQATMVLTEPDAGSDVGAGRTKAIEQPDGTWHIEGVKRFISAGDVGDTAENIFHLVLARPEGAGPGTKGLSLFYVPKFLFDPETFELGPRNGVFVTGLEHKMGIKSSPTCELTFGATDVPAVGYLVGDVHDGIAQMFTVIEHARMTIGVKSAGTLSSGYLNALAYAKERVQGADMTQMTDKTAPRVTIMHHPDVRRSLMTQKAYAEGLRALYMYAAAHQDDEVAQRVSGADHDMAHRVDDLLLPIVKGVGSERAYEVLTESLQTLGGSGFLVDYPIEQYIRDSKIDSLYEGTTAIQALDFFFRKIIRDHGQALQHVTAQITQTIDTVDESLKPAAQRLQTALDDVTEMTGVLTGHLMSAAQHPTDIYKVGLGSVRFLLAVGDLLIGWLLIKQAGVALKALDEGPSPKDVKFYEGKVVVAKFFANNMLPKLSGVRSVIEHLDDDIMRIPEDAF, encoded by the coding sequence GTGGGGCACTACATCGCCAACGTCCGTGATCTCGCGTTCAACTTGTTCGAGGTCCTCGACGTCGGCGCCGTCCTGGGCACCGGCCAATACGTCGATCTCGACGAGGAAACGGCCCACACCATCTTGGCCGAAGCGGCCCGCTTGGCTGAGGGGCCATTGGCCGAGACGTTCGCCTTCGCCGACCGCAACCCGCCGGAGTTCGACCCAGCCACTCACTCCATCAGCGTTCCCGACGAGTTGGTCAAGACCATCGACGCCATCAAAGAGTCCGGATGGTGGCGACTGGGCCTGGCCGAGGAAATCGGCGGCATGCCCGCGCCGGCACCACTGACCTGGGCCGTCAATGAATTGGTGTTTGCCGCCAACTCTTCTGCGTGCTTTTTCAACATGGGCCCGCCGCTGGCCCGTGCTCTGTTCATCGAGGGCAACGAGGAGCAGCGCAGGTGGGCGGCCGAGGCCATGGAGCGCGGGTGGCAAGCGACCATGGTGCTGACCGAGCCGGATGCCGGCTCGGACGTCGGCGCGGGCCGGACCAAGGCGATTGAACAACCCGATGGCACTTGGCATATCGAGGGTGTCAAGCGGTTCATCTCCGCAGGCGACGTCGGCGATACGGCCGAGAACATCTTCCATCTTGTGCTGGCGCGACCGGAGGGCGCCGGTCCGGGCACCAAGGGGTTGAGCCTGTTCTATGTGCCCAAGTTCCTGTTCGACCCGGAGACGTTCGAACTCGGCCCCCGCAATGGCGTCTTCGTCACCGGCCTGGAACACAAGATGGGCATAAAGTCCTCCCCCACTTGCGAATTGACGTTCGGCGCCACTGACGTGCCCGCCGTCGGCTACCTTGTCGGCGACGTGCACGACGGCATCGCGCAGATGTTCACCGTGATCGAGCACGCCCGCATGACAATCGGCGTGAAGTCCGCGGGCACTCTGTCGTCCGGCTATCTCAACGCGCTGGCATACGCCAAGGAACGGGTGCAGGGCGCGGATATGACCCAGATGACCGACAAGACGGCACCGCGGGTCACGATCATGCACCACCCAGACGTGCGCCGCAGCCTGATGACTCAAAAGGCCTACGCCGAGGGCCTGCGCGCGTTGTACATGTATGCCGCCGCTCACCAAGATGACGAAGTGGCACAACGGGTTTCGGGTGCAGACCACGACATGGCGCACCGCGTCGACGACCTGCTGCTGCCGATCGTCAAGGGGGTGGGCTCAGAACGCGCCTACGAGGTTCTGACCGAATCGTTGCAGACGCTGGGCGGTTCGGGCTTCCTCGTCGACTACCCGATCGAGCAGTACATCCGCGACTCCAAGATCGACTCGCTGTACGAAGGCACCACCGCCATCCAGGCCCTCGACTTCTTCTTCCGCAAGATCATTCGCGACCACGGCCAGGCCCTGCAGCATGTGACGGCTCAGATCACCCAGACGATCGATACCGTCGACGAATCTCTCAAACCGGCCGCCCAGCGACTGCAGACGGCCCTCGATGACGTTACCGAGATGACCGGTGTGCTGACCGGGCACCTGATGTCCGCCGCGCAGCATCCCACCGACATCTACAAGGTGGGGCTGGGATCGGTGCGTTTCCTGCTTGCCGTCGGGGACCTGCTGATCGGCTGGCTGCTGATCAAGCAAGCAGGAGTCGCCCTGAAGGCCTTGGACGAGGGGCCGTCGCCGAAGGACGTGAAGTTCTACGAGGGCAAGGTCGTGGTGGCGAAGTTCTTTGCCAACAACATGCTGCCGAAGCTGAGTGGCGTGCGTTCGGTCATCGAACACCTCGACGACGACATCATGCGCATACCCGAAGACGCCTTCTGA
- a CDS encoding metal-sulfur cluster assembly factor, which yields MSEIIAPDDETLFDLEEAMRDVVDPELGINVVDLGLVYGLNLEKSEEGTVALIDMTLTSAACPLTDVIEDQSRTALVGSGLVNDIRINWVWNPPWGPDKITEDGREQLRALGFTV from the coding sequence GTGAGCGAAATCATCGCACCCGACGACGAGACGTTGTTCGACCTCGAGGAGGCGATGCGCGACGTCGTCGACCCGGAGTTGGGGATCAACGTCGTCGACCTGGGGCTCGTCTACGGCCTGAACCTCGAGAAGAGCGAGGAGGGCACGGTCGCCCTCATCGACATGACCCTCACCTCGGCGGCCTGCCCGTTGACCGACGTCATCGAGGATCAATCGCGCACCGCGCTGGTGGGAAGCGGCCTGGTCAACGACATCCGCATCAACTGGGTGTGGAACCCGCCGTGGGGTCCGGACAAGATCACCGAGGACGGCCGCGAGCAGCTGCGCGCGCTGGGTTTCACCGTCTAG
- the sufD gene encoding Fe-S cluster assembly protein SufD, with the protein MTAPANAAINKGELFASFDVEAFEVPHGRDELWRFTPLRRLRGLHDGSAVANGSAQITVTEQPGVRIETVRRGDDRLGQGGVPADRVAAQAFSSFNSATLVTVGRDTQIPEPVNIVVTGPGKGAVAYGHLQVRVEELGEAVVVIDHRGSGTYADNVEFVVGDAARLTVVWIADWADDTVHLSAHHARLGKDAVLRHVTVTLGGEVVRMSANVRYSAPGGDAELLGLYFADDGQHLESRLLVDHAYPDCKSNVLYKGALQGDPDSKLPDAHTVWVGDVLIRAEATGTDTFEVNRNLVLTDGARADSVPNLEIETGEIAGAGHASATGRFDDEQLFYLRSRGIPEDQARRLVVRGFFGEIISKIAVPEVRDRLTAAIEHELAITESRATESRSTAS; encoded by the coding sequence ATGACCGCTCCTGCCAATGCTGCAATCAATAAGGGCGAGCTGTTTGCCTCTTTCGATGTAGAGGCTTTCGAGGTTCCGCACGGCCGCGACGAGCTCTGGCGTTTCACCCCGCTGAGGCGGCTGCGCGGCCTGCACGACGGCTCGGCCGTCGCCAACGGCAGCGCCCAGATCACCGTCACCGAGCAGCCCGGCGTTCGGATCGAGACGGTGCGCCGCGGCGACGACCGGCTGGGACAAGGCGGCGTGCCCGCCGACCGCGTAGCGGCGCAGGCATTTTCGTCGTTCAACTCGGCAACGCTGGTGACCGTCGGACGCGACACCCAGATTCCCGAGCCGGTGAATATTGTCGTCACCGGTCCCGGCAAGGGAGCGGTTGCCTACGGGCACCTGCAGGTCCGCGTCGAGGAGCTGGGCGAGGCGGTCGTCGTCATCGACCACCGCGGCAGCGGAACCTACGCGGATAACGTCGAATTTGTCGTCGGAGACGCCGCGCGGCTTACCGTCGTGTGGATCGCCGATTGGGCCGACGACACCGTGCACCTCAGTGCCCACCACGCCCGGCTCGGCAAGGACGCGGTGCTGCGGCACGTCACCGTCACGCTGGGTGGCGAGGTGGTCCGCATGTCGGCCAACGTGCGGTACTCCGCGCCCGGGGGAGACGCCGAGTTGCTGGGGCTGTACTTCGCCGATGACGGCCAGCACCTCGAGTCACGGCTCCTGGTCGACCACGCGTATCCCGACTGCAAGTCGAACGTGCTGTACAAGGGTGCGCTGCAAGGAGATCCGGATTCGAAGCTGCCCGACGCGCACACCGTCTGGGTTGGCGACGTGCTGATCCGGGCCGAAGCCACCGGGACGGACACCTTCGAGGTGAACCGCAACCTGGTGCTCACCGACGGTGCGCGTGCCGACTCGGTGCCCAACCTGGAGATCGAGACCGGTGAGATCGCTGGAGCCGGACACGCCAGCGCCACCGGGCGGTTCGACGACGAGCAGCTTTTCTACCTACGCTCCCGCGGCATCCCCGAAGACCAGGCCCGCCGGCTCGTCGTGCGCGGATTCTTCGGCGAAATCATCTCCAAGATCGCGGTGCCCGAGGTACGGGATCGCCTCACCGCGGCCATTGAACACGAACTGGCTATTACTGAATCAAGAGCAACGGAATCGAGATCAACAGCCTCATGA